GACAAAACATGGGGCTGAAAAAACTGCATTCCGTATTTGATCAGCAAATGGGAGCTATCCAACAATACCATTATTCCTCAAtctaacatacagtatgttacaaATCTTCTGATGATCATCAATCTTAAATAGATACAAGGCCGCTACAAGGTGACGTGTTAGAAGCCAcctcttctgctctctctgggAGAAAAAACAGGTGATTATGTGGGCTGCAGTACCTGCTTGTCGATTGGACCCTCCCTTCTGTCCTGGTGAAGAGTAGAAGGCAGACAGAGCACTGAGTGAGCTGACCAGTTGCGTCTGAATGGAGCTGAACTTGGAGGCAGGTTTGTTTAGGGTGGTGGCAATCTCAGGGTGCCCACTGCCCAAGCCTGCCCACTGCTCATTCAGGAGACCCTGGATTCTGTTCACGTACTGGCCGATGGCTGCGTTTGGGGCCGGGGACTCGCTCGGCCCTGGGGGACTGGGCTCCGGCTCTTGGCTGCTCTGGCAGGGTTGGGTAGTTTTGGGCGAGGAGCTTGCTTCCTCAGCGCTATCTGAGGCAGCAGGCTGTGAGctttctgcctccactgctGTCTCAGGCTGCATCTGAACGTTACTGCAAGGTTCTTCCTGAGGAGTGTTCTCTACTACTTGGAAATGCACGGTGAGTTCCGCTTCCTCATGTTTCTGAACTCTGAAAGTGTCAGCGGAGACCTGAGCTTCTGTGAAATCAGTCTGAGTGGTTGTACTTATCAGATTTTTCTGTTGTTCAACGGTGATAGCCAATGTGTCAGACAACAGTGGCTCCCTGTCAGTGGAAACTCCTTTGGAGAGCAGCTCTGGTGCTGAATCAGTGCTCACCGAGGCATCGCAGGTCAGAGTAGGATCAGAAGACGATGTGTCTCCTAAATCACCACTTTCCTGCTCCACTTGTACCTTCTCAGCCTTTGTTTCTTCTGTTAGCAATTTTATTCTCTCTTCTTTCAACTTGTTCTCCTCAATTTGCTCTCTCAGTAAAGCATTAGTATTTTCCAGCTCCTTGTTGACATCGCTGAATTTCTCTTCGAGAGCCATCAGTTtctcctgtagcactttgaTTGTAAGGTTCTCTGATACACTGCTCAACTGATCTCCCTCTGTCACAACTTTCTCCTCCCCTGAATGTCCCTCCATTATGACCAATGTTGTGGTTTCTTCTTTTACTGTAAGGGTCTCTACTGTCAGCTCTTGTAACACTGACTCTCGTGCTGAAGAACTCTCCAATACTTCATCTTGTACCATTGGTTTCTGAGCTACAGGGTCCATTGTTGTTTCTTGTTCCGCTGCTTCAGGTGTTGATGAATTGTCTTCTACTTCACCTTGCTTCATTGATTCCTCTACCACAGGGCTTTCTGTTGTTTCTTGTTGAGTTGATTCCTGTGCAGTCAGTGGCTCTTTTATTTCTTGTTCTATGAATTCTTGTGCAGGGGAACTCACTGATACTTCATCAAGCTTCAGTGATTCCTGTGCTGGGGGGCTCTCTAGTGTCTCTTGTTCAGCTGGTTCCTGTGCTGAAGAGTTCTCTGATAGTTCATCCTGCTTCACTGGTTCCTGTGCTGAAGAGTTCTCTGATAGTTCATCCTGCTTCACTGGTTCCTCTGCTGTAGGAGCTTCTCCTGCTTCTTTCCCTTCAGATTCCGGTGCAGTCGTGGGCTCTGTTGTTTCATGTTCTTCAAATTTCCGTGCTGAAGAACTCACTGCTTCTTCATCTTTCTTGACTGTTTCTAGTGCTGGAGAACTCTCTGCTTCTTCCTCTTGCTTGACTGATTCTAGTGCTGAAGAACTTGTTGCTTCGTCATCATGTTTGACTAGCTCTAGTGTTGGAGAACTTTCTGTTTCTTCCTCTTGCTTGACTGATACTAGTGTTGAAGGACTGTCTGCCAGTTCTTGTTCTACTAGTTCTGGTGTTTTACATCTCTCTACTATTACATATTGCATCACCAGCTCCTGCGTTGAAGGACCCTGTTCTGGTTCTTCTGTTGGTACTTGTAATGAACACTCTGCTATTTTGTCTTGTATTAACAATTCATGTGTTGTTGAACTTTCTTCCAGTTCTTGTTCTGCTGGTTCTTGAACTGAAGAACACTCAACTATTCCGTCTTTTGGCAATACCTGTGTTATCAAACATTCCTCCGGGCCTGGTTCACTTGGTTCCTGCACTGAAGAACTCTCAGCTATTTCATCTTTCACCAGTTCTTGTGTTGAGGAACTCTGTGCTGGTTCTTCTTCTGCTGGTTCATGTGGAGGAGCTGTTATTTCATCTTGCATCACTAATTCCTGTGGAGTAGAACTATCTTCTGGTTCTAGTTCTGTTGGTTCCTGTGGTAAGGGACTCTCTGGCACTACTTCCTGCTTCCCTGATAGATTTTCTAAGGGCCTTCCAGTATCTTCATGCACCTCTGATTCCTGCTGCTCTGTTACACTGTGTTGGTCAGGCTCCTGGACCGGTGAAGGCAGCACTTGTTGATCCAAACTCGGAGCTGCATCTGAAACTACGGACTCCTCTGAAGTCACTGTAATTTGTATTTGATCACCTGCACCATCATTCCCTGCATTCTGCATGCTGTCCTCAGTGATGAGCGAAGTTTGGGAGTTAAGCTTCAGAAGGAGGTGCTCTTTCTCCTTACGCAGGGTGCAGATCTCAGCCCGAAGCTCCGGTATAGTCCTGacctgctcctccagctccctAATCCTCTGTAGAGCTGTGGCAAATTGCTGGTGCAGCACCGCCTGATCCTGAGGTGCATCACACCTCTTGTCCATATCGGaggaaataaagacattttcagaAGAGCCATTCTCTCTGCAAGAGTCCCCAGCAGCTTGAGCCCCTTTGTCCTCCACAGGCTCCGAGCTCTTCCTCTGCATGACTGTGACTGGCATGCTGGACGCTCTCAGTAGATGTGGCCTGACATGAATGCCCAGGGGCTGTTCATCAAATTCCCTGACGCTACCATCCTCTCTGTTGGATTTGTGGATAACTCCAGGTGCCCTGGGGTGGCCCTGAGACCCACCCTCACAGGCACGAAACTCAAAGATCTGCTGGACCTCCATGACCCGTGACTTGGGTTTGGGGCCCAGGGTGGACGTGGATGTCCAGCTGTCCTTGGGGGCAGCTCTGGAGGCATGGCCAGGGAGGCTGAAGTTACGAGGCAAAGTGCTGAATTTGGGGCCCTTGTTCCTACGCTGGATGTGAACCTTCTTGATGGTATTGCCCTTCTCAATGTCATCGACGTATTTGAGGAAGTCCAAGTCCAGGTGAAATCCATATGGGGTTTCAACGGAGTATGGCAGCTGCTTCCGCTGACTACCACTTTCAGGGGCTTTTGAGGAAAAGCCATTTGCTGAAACATCaatgttaaaatatttgttaaGACGCAATGAtatcaataaatacattcagtACAGTATAAAGTGCAGTGTATGTGGTTAGCCttgcatttttattgaatttataaGTTAAAGGcttgaataaaatataatcaCAGCGACATGCAGCTTAGCTCTGTTAGAGTTCAGCTCTATTATATCAGCCATATTGATATGCTGCACTGGCTTCCAGatcaattcaaaataaatagaaaattccTACCATTTTTCTTGTCCATCACTTGAGTTTTTCAGTGTCATTGATTTAATCTCATGTGGTCAGTATTTGCaacctgaaaaaataaaattgatcaATGTTTACTTGTGaattataaataacattttattctaCATTCATCTTGGGCTTTTTAAAGTTGTcagttatacattttaatataggTATATGGacataaacaaatggaaaaaatacatttgcttaAAAAGTAATCATGCAGTGCCCTGAATGAATATCTCTTTCCATGAATGTGTGGTTGTTATTATGATGGTTATAGAAGCTGGGTGAGCAAAGGAGATAGTTCTCTGAGGTCTCAGGCTTTGATGTTTAATGCCAGTTTCACCATGTTTGTACTCCATTACACTGCTCCATATTTAAGCACTACAAGTAATCTaactcttgaaaaaaaaaactttttcccaAACTCAGAAAGCAGTGGCACTCACTAATGGTCTTAAACCATCACAATCACAAATGCACTTTTTTCAGATGTCCATAATTAATACATAGTCATAACTAATTCTGATTCTAAATGTAGGTTTGAATCTGAATAAATGCTATTTAAGTACCAATGAATGTCATTTAGGTTTCTTTATATGTACATTACTCATAAGCAGCTAACAGCTGCTGCAGGGGACATTGAAATAGGCCAGCAACAATAGTCTACATTTTAATTGCAGTTTTATAAATTGCAAGAACTATCAAAGAGACTCATTTCCCTGTAAACCTACCATTACCcaacttaaaataaatacacatttattaACTTGTTCCAAATAGCTGATATGACATACATCCATTTGGATATAATCAACCTCTCAAAGCACTGACCTTTTTTCCTAGCCCAGTAGAAGCTGTATGAAGTTCATGACCCTACAGTGAAGACATATTTTGAGGAAACTCCTTGTCTCTATGTGTAAGTATTCAGAACACAACATGCACCATATCTAACCATGAACAAGCCTAATGTTCTTGCTCACCTTTTAACATGATGATAATGTAAAGCCATACCCAAAGGTAAGAGGACGTATGGGGTGGATGGGCCATTATCAAGATCAGATCTTACAGTTTAGTTGAGGAACATTGGAATTTTCACAATAGCTTTTTTTAAGGCAACATACAGGCTTTCAGAAAATATCCTGTAACTCAGTCTTTAGTACCAGACAATTGTAGCAGAACGCAGAAAacagaggagaaggagcagCAGGTGCCATTAGTCATGGGGAAAACTTCTGCCAGGGAGACATTCAGCACCATGGTGCTAATGCATCACTTTGAAGTCTCAATCTAACATTATCATTTTGAGACCTAAGGGCTTAGCAACCAAAGACATGTCAAATCCACCTAAGAAGTGTATAGGCTTTCAATACGGTaaatggagggggtggggggcacttATGGTCCCAGTA
The sequence above is a segment of the Conger conger chromosome 4, fConCon1.1, whole genome shotgun sequence genome. Coding sequences within it:
- the kank4 gene encoding KN motif and ankyrin repeat domain-containing protein 4, which gives rise to MDKKNANGFSSKAPESGSQRKQLPYSVETPYGFHLDLDFLKYVDDIEKGNTIKKVHIQRRNKGPKFSTLPRNFSLPGHASRAAPKDSWTSTSTLGPKPKSRVMEVQQIFEFRACEGGSQGHPRAPGVIHKSNREDGSVREFDEQPLGIHVRPHLLRASSMPVTVMQRKSSEPVEDKGAQAAGDSCRENGSSENVFISSDMDKRCDAPQDQAVLHQQFATALQRIRELEEQVRTIPELRAEICTLRKEKEHLLLKLNSQTSLITEDSMQNAGNDGAGDQIQITVTSEESVVSDAAPSLDQQVLPSPVQEPDQHSVTEQQESEVHEDTGRPLENLSGKQEVVPESPLPQEPTELEPEDSSTPQELVMQDEITAPPHEPAEEEPAQSSSTQELVKDEIAESSSVQEPSEPGPEECLITQVLPKDGIVECSSVQEPAEQELEESSTTHELLIQDKIAECSLQVPTEEPEQGPSTQELVMQYVIVERCKTPELVEQELADSPSTLVSVKQEEETESSPTLELVKHDDEATSSSALESVKQEEEAESSPALETVKKDEEAVSSSARKFEEHETTEPTTAPESEGKEAGEAPTAEEPVKQDELSENSSAQEPVKQDELSENSSAQEPAEQETLESPPAQESLKLDEVSVSSPAQEFIEQEIKEPLTAQESTQQETTESPVVEESMKQGEVEDNSSTPEAAEQETTMDPVAQKPMVQDEVLESSSARESVLQELTVETLTVKEETTTLVIMEGHSGEEKVVTEGDQLSSVSENLTIKVLQEKLMALEEKFSDVNKELENTNALLREQIEENKLKEERIKLLTEETKAEKVQVEQESGDLGDTSSSDPTLTCDASVSTDSAPELLSKGVSTDREPLLSDTLAITVEQQKNLISTTTQTDFTEAQVSADTFRVQKHEEAELTVHFQVVENTPQEEPCSNVQMQPETAVEAESSQPAASDSAEEASSSPKTTQPCQSSQEPEPSPPGPSESPAPNAAIGQYVNRIQGLLNEQWAGLGSGHPEIATTLNKPASKFSSIQTQLVSSLSALSAFYSSPGQKGGSNRQAALKSIMKKNDDKPGNGGAKKNLKFVGVNGGYETTSSEESSEEDNAEDSSEPEEKEEKEEKEGEKEEKEGDMAVPEVATAEEPACEGAQAAGPDCDTVAPEASSGLQEEQPGGETVDEGFMTACHFIKDRQAEIEAPDKEMKDALMVLYQEWFRVSSQKDSVVDTVTLYLKEVGAATPTLLRFLVNLADGNGNTALHYSVSHSNFPIVKLLLDTGLCEVDIQNKAGYTAIMLASLTTAEGPEDMEVALQLLSQGNVNARASQAGQTALMLAVSHGRVAMVRLLLGCGAEVNTQDQDGSTALMCACEHGHAEIARLLLERPECDLSLTDREGHSALEVAMQASQSELVELLKAHTSEEASHTPSLL